Proteins from one Streptomyces sp. NBC_00289 genomic window:
- a CDS encoding FtsW/RodA/SpoVE family cell cycle protein, which translates to MINAGTTVAQAKAPASAVRLPRRRGIELALIVLAVLLCVYGYCAVGLARNGTVPPGAAGYGAGLGVLAFLAHCAVRLRAPDADPLPLPIAVLLNGLGLVLIYRLDLETPGDEAAPTQLVWSTVGVTLFILVVVLLRDHRVLQRYAYVCVVTALGLLTLPILFPAVNGARIWVRIAGFSIQPGEFAKVLLAVFFAAYLAANRNALAYAGRRVWKFRRLQLPTGRVLGPIVTIWLLSVGVLVLERDLGTSLLFFGLFVVLLYVATGRTGWIAVGLLLASLGAVAVGWLEPHVHSRVEDWLHPFASIEAGQGPNQLAQSLFSFATGGILGTGLGLGHSILIGFAAKSDFVLATAGEELGLAGLSAIFLLYGLLVERGYRAGLAQRDPFGRLLAVGLASILALQVFVIAGGVTGLIPLTGMAMPFLAQGGSSVVTNWAIVALLIRVSDSARGQYDGKAAP; encoded by the coding sequence ATGATCAATGCCGGAACCACCGTGGCACAGGCGAAAGCACCCGCTTCGGCGGTACGCCTCCCCCGGCGCCGTGGCATCGAACTGGCCCTCATCGTCCTCGCCGTCCTGCTCTGCGTGTACGGCTACTGCGCTGTCGGCCTCGCCAGGAACGGCACCGTCCCGCCCGGCGCCGCCGGTTACGGCGCCGGGCTCGGCGTGCTCGCGTTCCTCGCGCACTGCGCGGTGCGTCTGCGCGCCCCCGACGCCGACCCCTTGCCCCTGCCGATCGCCGTCCTGCTCAACGGCCTCGGCCTGGTCCTGATCTACCGGCTCGACCTGGAGACCCCCGGCGACGAGGCGGCTCCCACCCAGCTGGTGTGGTCCACGGTCGGCGTGACGCTGTTCATCCTGGTCGTCGTCCTGCTGCGCGACCACCGGGTGCTCCAGCGCTACGCGTACGTCTGTGTCGTCACCGCCCTCGGCCTGCTCACCCTCCCGATCCTGTTCCCGGCCGTGAACGGCGCCCGCATCTGGGTCCGGATCGCCGGATTCTCCATCCAGCCCGGCGAGTTCGCGAAGGTGCTGCTGGCGGTCTTCTTCGCCGCCTACCTGGCCGCCAACCGCAACGCGCTGGCGTACGCGGGCCGCCGCGTCTGGAAGTTCCGTCGACTCCAACTGCCCACCGGACGCGTGCTCGGCCCGATCGTCACGATCTGGCTGCTGAGCGTCGGCGTCCTGGTCCTAGAGCGGGACCTCGGCACCTCGCTGCTGTTCTTCGGCCTGTTCGTCGTCCTGCTCTACGTCGCCACCGGCCGCACCGGCTGGATCGCCGTCGGCCTGCTGCTGGCCTCGCTGGGGGCGGTCGCCGTCGGCTGGCTCGAACCGCACGTGCACAGCCGGGTCGAGGACTGGCTGCACCCGTTCGCCTCGATCGAGGCGGGCCAGGGACCCAACCAGCTGGCCCAGTCGCTGTTCTCCTTCGCGACCGGCGGCATCCTCGGCACCGGGCTTGGCCTCGGCCACTCGATCCTCATCGGCTTCGCGGCGAAGTCGGACTTCGTCCTGGCGACGGCGGGCGAGGAGCTGGGCCTGGCGGGTCTGTCCGCGATCTTCCTGCTGTACGGGCTGCTGGTGGAGCGCGGCTACCGTGCGGGCCTGGCCCAGCGCGACCCCTTCGGCCGTCTCCTCGCGGTCGGACTGGCCTCCATCCTGGCGCTCCAGGTGTTCGTGATCGCGGGCGGGGTGACCGGCCTGATCCCGTTGACCGGTATGGCGATGCCCTTCCTCGCGCAGGGCGGCTCGTCGGTGGTGACGAACTGGGCGATCGTGGCGCTGCTGATCCGGGTGAGCGACTCGGCCCGCGGCCAGTACGACGGGAAGGCCGCCCCATGA
- a CDS encoding peptidoglycan D,D-transpeptidase FtsI family protein: MTRYIRHAAVFCALLLASLLANAARIQVVQAGSYDDNPANRRQTIARYHEPRGDILVGGRPVTGSRDSGGQLRYERSYENGPLYAPVTGFASQLYGTTFLEHAEDDVLSGTDPMLSPFPLWNDLTRARADGGDVVTTLDRGAQQAAYEGLGARKGAVAAIEPSTGRILALVSTPSYDPAVLSGNGSAVKRSWSRLIGDRDKPMLNRAARQTYPPGSTFKVVTAAAALDAGVITDLDEPTDSPAPYTLPGTTTSLTNEGEGCEDAPLRAAFEWSCNTVFAKLGADVGVADMTATAQGFGFNDTALRIPFSVARSTFDTSVDRAQLALSSIGQYNTRATPLQMAMVSAAVANGGQLRAPYLVERTTTDAGATLATAGSRPVRQVMRPSTAVRMKELMEGVVTEGTGGNAAIPGARVGGKTGTAQHGIGNAGVPYAWFVSWAQAEDDMEPKVAVAVVVEDGSADRGEISGGGVAAPIARAVMEAVLTS, translated from the coding sequence ATGACGAGGTACATCCGCCACGCGGCCGTCTTCTGCGCCCTGCTGCTCGCCTCGCTGCTCGCGAACGCCGCCCGCATCCAGGTCGTCCAGGCCGGGTCCTACGACGACAACCCCGCCAACCGCCGCCAGACCATCGCCCGTTACCACGAGCCGCGCGGTGACATCCTGGTCGGCGGCCGGCCCGTCACCGGTTCCCGGGACAGCGGCGGGCAGCTCCGCTACGAGCGGTCGTACGAGAACGGCCCGCTGTACGCGCCCGTGACCGGCTTCGCCTCGCAGCTGTACGGGACGACGTTCCTGGAGCACGCCGAGGACGACGTGCTGTCCGGGACGGACCCGATGCTCTCGCCGTTCCCCCTGTGGAACGACCTCACCCGCGCCCGGGCCGACGGCGGCGACGTCGTGACCACGCTCGACCGGGGCGCACAGCAGGCGGCGTACGAGGGGCTGGGGGCGCGCAAGGGCGCGGTGGCGGCGATCGAGCCGTCGACCGGGAGGATCCTGGCGCTGGTCTCCACCCCGTCGTACGACCCGGCGGTGCTGTCCGGAAACGGCTCGGCGGTGAAGCGGTCCTGGTCGCGGCTGATCGGCGACCGGGACAAGCCGATGCTCAACCGGGCGGCGCGGCAGACCTATCCGCCGGGCTCGACGTTCAAGGTGGTCACCGCGGCGGCCGCGCTGGACGCGGGCGTGATCACGGATCTCGACGAGCCCACCGACTCCCCGGCCCCCTACACGCTGCCCGGCACGACCACCTCGCTGACGAACGAGGGCGAGGGGTGCGAGGACGCCCCGCTGCGGGCCGCGTTCGAGTGGTCGTGCAACACGGTGTTCGCCAAGCTGGGCGCCGACGTGGGCGTGGCCGACATGACGGCCACCGCGCAGGGCTTCGGCTTCAACGACACGGCGCTGCGGATCCCGTTCTCGGTCGCGCGGAGCACCTTCGACACCTCGGTCGACAGGGCGCAGCTCGCGCTGTCGTCGATCGGGCAGTACAACACGCGGGCCACTCCCCTGCAGATGGCGATGGTCTCGGCGGCCGTCGCGAACGGCGGGCAGCTGCGCGCGCCGTACCTGGTGGAGCGGACGACCACCGACGCGGGCGCGACCCTCGCCACGGCCGGCTCACGCCCCGTGCGCCAGGTGATGCGGCCGTCTACCGCCGTACGCATGAAGGAGCTGATGGAGGGTGTGGTGACGGAGGGCACCGGCGGCAACGCGGCGATCCCCGGCGCGCGGGTGGGCGGCAAGACCGGCACCGCCCAGCACGGCATCGGCAACGCCGGTGTGCCGTACGCCTGGTTCGTGTCCTGGGCGCAGGCCGAGGACGACATGGAGCCGAAGGTGGCGGTCGCGGTGGTGGTGGAGGACGGGTCGGCGGACCGGGGGGAGATCAGCGGGGGCGGGGTGGCGGCGCCGATCGCACGGGCGGTGATGGAGGCCGTGCTCACCTCGTGA
- a CDS encoding SH3 domain-containing protein yields MSLRSSLPRGLAITAAVASLLAAAAAAPAVADGEWDNGDPNSSQNASATASDQPGGSNQSSTWNPNANSQSADNQASNAQSGNTQGGGNGNQTANTQGGSTQGGNTQGGDNGHQTANTQGGNTQGGDNGHQTANAQGGDWDQHGNQNDQRLYRGRVTASTLALRAAPNRGGQVIRYAHRGEIVSIFCKTGGQNVDGNRLWYLLTDGTWAWGSARYIDNIGAAPRWC; encoded by the coding sequence ATGTCCCTGCGTTCCTCCCTCCCCCGCGGTCTCGCCATAACGGCCGCCGTCGCCAGCCTGCTCGCCGCGGCCGCGGCCGCCCCCGCCGTCGCGGACGGGGAGTGGGACAACGGCGACCCGAACTCCAGCCAGAACGCCTCCGCCACCGCATCCGACCAGCCGGGTGGCTCCAACCAGAGCAGCACCTGGAACCCGAACGCCAACAGCCAGAGCGCCGACAACCAGGCCTCCAACGCCCAGAGTGGTAACACTCAGGGCGGTGGCAACGGGAACCAGACCGCCAACACCCAAGGCGGCAGCACTCAGGGCGGCAACACTCAAGGCGGTGACAACGGACACCAGACCGCCAACACCCAAGGCGGCAACACCCAGGGCGGTGACAACGGACACCAGACCGCCAACGCCCAGGGCGGTGACTGGGACCAGCACGGCAACCAGAACGACCAGCGCCTTTACCGGGGTCGGGTCACCGCGAGCACGCTGGCCCTGCGCGCCGCTCCGAACCGCGGCGGCCAGGTCATCCGGTACGCCCACCGAGGCGAGATCGTCTCGATCTTCTGCAAGACCGGCGGTCAGAACGTCGACGGCAACCGGCTCTGGTACCTCCTCACGGACGGCACCTGGGCGTGGGGCTCGGCCCGCTACATCGACAACATCGGCGCCGCGCCACGCTGGTGCTGA
- a CDS encoding ATP-binding protein: MRRQERPSPTRSTRRPTRSASAKRPGLALPRWAGTLAAKSAAFIIVMCCALAALLGVLVHVSVTNQTVGQARDLALSRLTEATAAYEAGDTLAPGTGVDPPGLPVPLRRLAAAGERGTMVSDHRGRPTMWAAGPVDGGRALAVQVDYAQGRRTIDGLDRAIVWSSALAIGATLLVGAFAVTRVTRRLHTTARVARRISAGDLDARVGDPRTKDASGGQDEVAAVAAALDSMAASLQGKLLSEQRFTADVAHELRTPLTGLHAAAELLPAGRPTELVRDRVAALRTLTEDLLEISRLDTGRERLELDPEPLGALAERVVRASGAGVAPASDTSAAAGTGVAPQSDSRAASGTGVAPASDTSAAAGTGVPPEGDSGAASRTGVVPQGDSGAASGAGVPPASDTSAAAGTGVAPEGDSGAASRTGVVPQGDTGAGAGTEVRVVRDVLVETDRRRLERVLGNLVANAHRHGREPVVLTVDGPVVTVRDHGDGYPDYLVEHGPQRFRTEGGAKGHGLGLTIALGQAEVLGALLEFANAPGGGACATLTLPQGRPGESVLPGSALPDGAA, from the coding sequence GCTCGGCGTCCTGGTGCACGTCTCGGTCACGAACCAGACGGTCGGCCAGGCACGTGACCTCGCGCTGTCCCGGCTGACGGAGGCGACGGCGGCGTACGAGGCCGGGGACACGCTCGCACCGGGTACCGGGGTCGATCCGCCGGGCCTGCCCGTCCCGCTGCGGAGGCTGGCCGCCGCCGGGGAGCGCGGCACGATGGTGAGCGATCACCGCGGGCGCCCCACGATGTGGGCGGCGGGCCCGGTCGACGGTGGGCGGGCCCTCGCGGTGCAGGTCGACTACGCGCAGGGCAGGCGGACCATCGACGGCCTCGACCGGGCGATCGTGTGGTCGTCGGCCCTGGCCATCGGGGCGACCCTCCTGGTCGGCGCGTTCGCGGTGACCCGGGTGACCCGGCGGCTGCACACGACCGCGCGGGTGGCCCGGCGGATCAGCGCGGGCGACCTGGACGCGCGGGTGGGCGACCCCCGTACGAAGGACGCGTCGGGCGGGCAGGACGAGGTGGCCGCGGTGGCCGCCGCGCTGGACTCCATGGCGGCCTCCTTGCAGGGCAAGCTGCTGAGCGAGCAGCGGTTCACCGCGGACGTGGCGCACGAACTGCGCACTCCGCTGACCGGGCTGCACGCGGCGGCCGAGTTGTTGCCGGCGGGCCGGCCGACGGAGCTGGTGCGGGACCGGGTGGCCGCGCTGCGCACGCTCACCGAGGATCTGCTGGAGATCTCCCGGCTGGACACCGGGCGTGAGCGGCTGGAGCTGGACCCGGAGCCGCTGGGGGCGCTGGCCGAGCGAGTGGTGCGGGCGTCAGGCGCGGGCGTCGCTCCCGCAAGCGACACGAGCGCGGCCGCGGGCACGGGCGTCGCTCCCCAAAGCGACTCGCGCGCGGCGTCGGGCACCGGCGTCGCGCCCGCAAGCGACACGAGCGCGGCCGCGGGCACGGGCGTCCCTCCCGAAGGCGACTCGGGCGCGGCGTCGCGCACCGGCGTCGTGCCGCAGGGCGACTCGGGCGCGGCGTCGGGCGCGGGCGTCCCTCCCGCAAGCGACACGAGCGCGGCCGCGGGCACGGGTGTCGCTCCCGAAGGCGACTCGGGCGCGGCGTCGCGCACCGGCGTCGTGCCGCAGGGCGACACGGGTGCGGGTGCCGGCACCGAGGTGCGGGTCGTGCGGGATGTCCTCGTGGAGACGGACCGGCGGCGCCTCGAGCGGGTGCTCGGCAATCTGGTCGCGAACGCGCACCGGCACGGCCGGGAGCCGGTGGTGCTCACGGTGGACGGCCCGGTGGTCACCGTGCGCGACCACGGGGACGGCTATCCGGACTACCTGGTCGAGCACGGGCCGCAGCGGTTCCGCACCGAGGGCGGGGCGAAGGGGCACGGGCTCGGGCTGACGATCGCGCTCGGCCAGGCGGAGGTACTCGGCGCGCTGCTGGAGTTCGCGAACGCGCCGGGGGGCGGCGCGTGCGCCACGCTGACGCTGCCTCAGGGCAGGCCCGGCGAGTCCGTGCTCCCCGGGTCCGCGCTCCCCGATGGCGCAGCGTGA